In Chaetodon auriga isolate fChaAug3 chromosome 7, fChaAug3.hap1, whole genome shotgun sequence, a genomic segment contains:
- the linc.pou2af1 gene encoding colorectal cancer associated 2 produces the protein MSDKPRVYQGVRVKTTVKELLQRHRAREASSKKVKTISQACLDLQELCASTFPGRYVVPPTAVPPADASSCGARPLQLRAASFSLPDVPCNIQMQESTSNDIQQQFGDMMLPIHGYSGNNNNNNNNNNNNSCGGSYSASLPPPPALPLPWCHGLSSDADYYGHGMASCSSPESLKLCNPMDYNSYSPQDSFSSSSSSSCYDSPTRMESSYHGFTSEHFHYQHCNLQDCYCLPHCWPGQQESFPAPEYAPYYNPTDYPYACPVEENYFKRDLQMSSEMCYNVL, from the exons ATGTCTG ATAAGCCGAGGGTGTACCAGGGCGTCCGAGTGAAGACCACAgtcaaagagctgctgcagaggcacAGAGCCCGGGAGGCCAGCAGCAAAAAAGTCAAAACG ATATCCCAGGCTTGCTTGGACCTCCAGGAGCTTTGCGCGTCCACTTTTCCAG GACGCTATGTTGTCCCTCCTACCGCCGTTCCTCCAGCCGACGCGAGCAGCTGTGGCGCACGACCCCTCCAGCTGCGCGCCGCTTCGTTCTCCCTCCCTGACGTCCCGTGCAACATCCAGATGCAAGAGAGCACCTCAAACGACATCCAGCAGCAGTTCGGGGACATGATGTTGCCTATCCACGGCTACAGCggtaacaacaacaataacaacaacaacaacaacaataacagctgCGGCGGCAGCTACAGCGCCTCCCTGCCGCCCCCTCCAGCTCTCCCGCTGCCCTGGTGCCATGGGCTCTCCTCTGACGCGGACTACTATGGCCATGGGATG GCTTCCTGCTCCTCACCAGAGTCACTGAAGCTCTGCAACCCCATGGATTACAACAGCTACTCGCCACAGgactctttttcttcctcctcctcctcctcctgctatGACTCACCCACCAGGATGGAGTCCAGCTACCACGGCTTCACCTCAGAGCACTTCCACTACCAGCACTGCAACCTCCAGGACTGTTACTGCCTACCCCACTGTTGGCCAGGCCAGCAGGAGAGCTTCCCTGCCCCTGAATATGCACCTTACTACAACCCCACAGACTATCCATACGCCTGTCCTGTGGAAGAGAACTATTTTAAGAGGGATTTGCAGATGAGCTCCGAAATGTGTTACAATGTACTATGA
- the pou2af1 gene encoding POU domain class 2-associating factor 1 has product MHWEKSPPSALARPKPYQGVRVRDPVKELLRRKRSLEPHNTKTVPPTVDVVAHNSQSAYTQGIFGSDVVGGSPAEPSNSVSDGGLQCAAWKAAPPATSAGLQPAVTPWSSSDYNQQDRSVQTLAYSATPSLTADVYMQTLCPSYTMLTYTHAPLLTNFGTIPMTPAPASLPQMELPDSGLTYLPWAQPLTTISTMPSPGVQFAPGSAALPGSPLVHMPLSMSLTTMIPQLEAQSVDPQPQILDLPQRSDHQLDPEPQSQSLDEDPGVEPESPSLLDKLLEDQKNDGTKEDKDSYSNSLFIPSV; this is encoded by the exons CGCCACCGTCAGCACTGGCCAGGCCCAAACCATACCAAGGTGTTCGAGTCAGAGACCCGGTCAAAGAGCTGCTGAGAAGGAAGAGAAGTCTGGAGCCGCACAACACCAAGACAGTGCCCCCTACTGTG gatgTGGTCGCACACAACAGCCAGTCTGCATACACACAAG GCATCTTTGGCTCTGATGTTGTCGGCGGCTCCCCTGCTGAGCCATCGAATTCAGTCAGTGATGGAGGGCTTCAGTGTGCAGCATGGAAAGCTGCGCCCCCTGCCACCAGCGCTGGCCTGCAGCCTGCTGTAACACCCTGGTCTTCATCTGACTACAACCAGCAGGACCGTTCCGTTCAGACTCTGGCCTACTCAGCCACCCCCTCCCTCACTGCTGATGTGTACATGCAGACTCTGTGCCCCAGCTACACCATGCTTACCTACACACACGCGCCACTGCTCACTAACTTTGGG ACCATACCTATGACCCCCGCACCAGCCTCCCTCCCCCAGATGGAGCTCCCAGACTCAGGGTTGACGTACCTCCCCTGGGCCCAGCCCCTCACCACCATATCTACCATGCCCAGTCCGGGGGTCCAGTTCGCCCCTGGCTCTGCAGCCCTGCCTGGGTCACCTCTGGTCCACATGCCCTTGTCCATGTCTTTGACCACCATGATCCCTCAGCTGGAGGCTCAGAGTGTCGATCCTCAGCCACAGATACTTGACCTCCCGCAGCGCTCAGACCACCAGCTGGACCCTGAACCACAAAGTCAGTCTCTGGATGAAGATCCGGGGGTAGAGCCAGAGTCACCGAGCCTCCTAGATAAACTTCTGGAAGATCAAAAGAATGATGGCACCAAGGAGGACAAAGACTCATACAGCAACTCTCTCTTCATTCCaagtgtgtga